In a genomic window of Labilithrix sp.:
- a CDS encoding sigma-70 family RNA polymerase sigma factor, producing the protein MSGAAGDSRVRAMVDDHFARIWSLLRRLGVPSEALDDAAQQVFIVAARRAVEIEVGRERPYLQGVAVRVASEQRRSAARRDARRPPEDAAPPQPDELLDRKRARELLDDVLDAMPFDLRAAFVLFELDELTVPEIAQLLDVPEGTAASRLRRAREDFRSRVAELKKVIK; encoded by the coding sequence ATGAGCGGGGCCGCGGGCGACTCGCGGGTGCGCGCGATGGTCGATGACCATTTCGCGCGTATATGGTCGCTCCTGCGCCGCCTCGGCGTTCCGTCGGAGGCGCTCGACGACGCGGCGCAGCAGGTGTTCATCGTCGCGGCCCGGCGCGCCGTCGAGATCGAGGTCGGCCGCGAGCGCCCCTACCTCCAGGGCGTCGCCGTGCGCGTCGCCTCGGAGCAGCGCCGCTCGGCCGCGCGCCGCGACGCACGCCGCCCACCCGAGGACGCCGCGCCCCCGCAACCCGACGAGCTGCTCGATCGCAAACGCGCGCGCGAGCTCCTCGACGACGTCCTCGACGCGATGCCCTTCGATCTCCGCGCCGCGTTCGTGTTGTTCGAGCTCGACGAGCTCACGGTCCCCGAGATCGCGCAGCTCCTCGACGTCCCGGAGGGCACCGCGGCGTCGCGACTCCGTCGTGCGCGTGAGGATTTTCGCTCCCGCGTCGCGGAGCTCAAGAAGGTGATCAAGTGA
- a CDS encoding serine protease, translating into MHVRSILISLSLPLFALACTAETNDEEVVSTADPIIGGTESVEGAWPAMAALYKGATAARPSCGGSLVAPQWVITAAHCVSNVQPTGGVTKVVIGRHRISSSTGETRTVDKVVRHAGYGSNDNDIALLHLSQASTIEPMKIIARSELAAITAGATTTTIGYGRTAQGGASSDVLRQVDVPIIDNAVCKAYSGYSRVSPTMICAGFATGGYDACQGDSGGPLLIYVDGQPREIGLVSWGIGCARPNSPGVYTRVGSYLTWMHQQTQGELGEPEPATNEPEPAAAE; encoded by the coding sequence ATGCACGTTCGTTCGATCCTGATCTCGCTCTCGCTCCCGCTCTTCGCTCTCGCGTGCACCGCAGAGACCAACGACGAGGAGGTCGTGAGCACGGCCGATCCGATCATCGGCGGCACGGAGTCGGTCGAAGGCGCCTGGCCCGCGATGGCTGCACTCTACAAGGGTGCGACGGCGGCGCGTCCGTCGTGCGGCGGCTCCCTCGTCGCGCCGCAGTGGGTCATCACCGCCGCGCACTGCGTGAGCAACGTGCAGCCGACCGGCGGCGTGACCAAGGTCGTCATCGGCCGCCACCGCATCTCCTCCTCCACCGGCGAGACGCGCACCGTCGACAAGGTCGTCCGCCACGCGGGGTACGGCAGCAACGACAACGACATCGCGCTGCTGCACCTCTCGCAGGCGTCGACGATCGAGCCGATGAAGATCATCGCGCGCTCCGAGCTCGCCGCGATCACGGCGGGCGCGACGACGACGACGATCGGCTACGGCCGCACCGCGCAGGGCGGCGCGAGCAGCGACGTGCTCCGTCAGGTGGACGTCCCGATCATCGACAACGCCGTGTGCAAGGCCTACTCGGGCTACAGCCGCGTCAGCCCGACCATGATCTGCGCCGGCTTCGCGACGGGCGGCTACGACGCCTGCCAGGGCGACAGCGGCGGCCCGCTCCTGATCTACGTCGACGGCCAGCCGCGCGAGATCGGCCTCGTGAGCTGGGGCATCGGCTGCGCGCGCCCCAACTCCCCCGGCGTCTACACGCGCGTCGGCAGCTACCTGACGTGGATGCACCAGCAGACCCAGGGCGAGCTCGGCGAGCCGGAGCCCGCGACGAACGAGCCGGAGCCCGCCGCCGCGGAGTGA
- a CDS encoding serine protease: protein MTRQTMIPSLAAIASLALAGCASADGEAPSTSAQPVVGGLEAPRGAWPGTVGLYINGRQNCGGALITNEWVITAGHCVNTYYANGGVDRIVLGRHVASSTEGEERLVDRAYRHDSFSWMTLDADVGLLHLAEPSTMPTAKLLTPELVARVVDGAAVTVVGWGSTTEGGDPSDVLRQATMPILPNEQCRQYPHYGNINQDQICAGYVTGGHDACQGDSGGPLFMTIDGAPVQVGVISWGIGCARPNRPGIYTRLGSYLDWIWTTTRGAAGAPAPLAPATK from the coding sequence ATGACCCGCCAGACCATGATCCCCTCATTGGCCGCGATCGCGTCGCTCGCGCTCGCCGGCTGCGCGAGCGCCGACGGCGAAGCGCCGAGCACGAGCGCGCAACCCGTCGTCGGCGGCCTCGAAGCCCCACGCGGCGCCTGGCCCGGCACCGTCGGCCTCTACATCAACGGCCGCCAGAACTGCGGCGGCGCGTTGATCACGAACGAGTGGGTCATCACCGCCGGCCACTGCGTGAACACGTATTACGCGAACGGCGGCGTCGACAGGATCGTGCTCGGCCGCCACGTCGCGTCTTCGACGGAGGGTGAGGAGCGCCTCGTCGACCGCGCGTACCGACACGACTCGTTCAGCTGGATGACGCTCGACGCCGACGTCGGGCTCCTTCACCTCGCCGAGCCGTCGACGATGCCCACCGCGAAGCTCCTCACTCCCGAGCTCGTCGCGCGGGTCGTCGACGGCGCCGCGGTCACCGTCGTCGGCTGGGGATCGACGACCGAGGGCGGCGACCCGAGCGACGTATTGCGCCAGGCGACAATGCCCATTTTGCCAAACGAGCAATGCCGTCAATATCCCCATTACGGGAACATCAACCAAGACCAGATATGCGCCGGCTACGTGACGGGCGGCCACGATGCCTGTCAGGGCGACAGCGGCGGCCCGCTCTTCATGACGATCGACGGCGCGCCGGTGCAGGTCGGCGTCATCAGCTGGGGGATCGGCTGCGCGCGCCCGAACCGCCCCGGCATCTACACCCGCCTCGGCAGCTACCTCGACTGGATCTGGACGACGACCCGCGGCGCCGCGGGCGCCCCCGCGCCGCTCGCGCCGGCGACGAAATAG
- the msrB gene encoding peptide-methionine (R)-S-oxide reductase MsrB: MKKTDAEYKAQLTPEQFHVTREKGTERAFTGQYWDCHDAGTYACVCCGAELFRSDDKFDSGSGWPSFVQPMKEGTVAEHADESHGMTRTEVTCHECGAHLGHVFPDGPRARGGLRYCINSASLELKKD, translated from the coding sequence ATGAAAAAGACCGACGCCGAGTACAAGGCCCAGCTCACCCCCGAACAGTTCCACGTCACGCGCGAGAAGGGCACGGAGCGCGCGTTCACAGGCCAATACTGGGACTGCCACGACGCCGGCACGTACGCCTGCGTTTGCTGCGGCGCGGAGCTCTTCCGCTCCGACGACAAGTTCGACTCCGGCAGCGGCTGGCCGAGCTTCGTCCAGCCGATGAAGGAAGGCACCGTCGCCGAGCACGCCGACGAGTCCCACGGCATGACCCGCACCGAGGTCACGTGCCACGAATGCGGCGCCCACCTCGGCCACGTCTTCCCCGACGGCCCCCGCGCCCGCGGCGGCCTGCGCTACTGCATCAACTCGGCCTCCCTCGAGCTGAAGAAGGATTGA
- a CDS encoding alpha/beta fold hydrolase has protein sequence MLRLALIVGGASIGAFFVGIWGYALVSFFSMRAHTARRELGLTLRELLRETFLTALTQPFLPLYYLIGDRMEPLFQRQVVPKPGDPPRVPIVFVHGYMQNRVGFIGLARALARKGFGPLYGINYPWWSTIPANAKRLARYVDRVCRETKSTSVDLVCHSMGGLVAMEMMRSTAKEDHFVVRRCVTIASPHAGVAWRGPMLGFGATNLRRGSKLLEAHAGYTVAIPTLSVFSSHDNIVHPKETSSLLSRGGVDFEVAGPSHFSILFSPLVADEVAAFLASPDRGAPELA, from the coding sequence GTGCTGCGCCTCGCCCTCATCGTCGGCGGCGCCTCCATCGGCGCGTTCTTCGTCGGCATCTGGGGCTACGCGCTCGTCTCCTTCTTCTCGATGCGCGCCCACACCGCGCGGCGGGAGCTCGGGCTCACGTTGCGTGAGCTCCTCCGCGAGACGTTCCTCACCGCGCTGACGCAGCCCTTCCTCCCGCTCTATTACTTGATCGGCGATCGCATGGAGCCGCTCTTCCAGCGGCAGGTGGTCCCGAAGCCGGGCGATCCGCCGCGCGTGCCGATCGTCTTCGTGCACGGCTACATGCAGAACCGCGTCGGCTTCATCGGCCTCGCGCGCGCGCTCGCGCGGAAGGGCTTCGGGCCGCTCTACGGGATCAACTACCCGTGGTGGTCCACCATCCCCGCGAACGCGAAGCGGCTCGCGCGCTACGTCGATCGGGTCTGCCGCGAGACGAAGAGCACGTCGGTCGATCTCGTCTGCCACTCGATGGGCGGGCTCGTCGCGATGGAGATGATGCGGAGCACGGCGAAGGAGGATCACTTCGTCGTCCGGCGCTGCGTGACGATCGCGTCACCGCACGCGGGGGTGGCGTGGCGCGGTCCGATGTTGGGGTTCGGGGCGACGAACCTGCGGCGCGGCTCGAAGCTCCTCGAGGCGCACGCGGGCTACACCGTCGCGATCCCCACGCTCTCGGTCTTCTCCTCGCACGACAACATCGTGCATCCGAAGGAGACGTCGTCGCTCCTCTCGCGCGGGGGCGTCGACTTCGAGGTCGCCGGCCCCTCGCACTTCTCGATCCTCTTCTCGCCCCTCGTCGCCGACGAGGTCGCCGCCTTCCTCGCGAGCCCCGACCGAGGAGCGCCGGAGCTCGCGTGA
- the pepQ gene encoding Xaa-Pro dipeptidase → MDLAAIEALYPEHVAHQRRLYAEAMKEVGCDAVLVHSGTPLKKTQYDDQYWPVRPTPFFHHWVPLYEASCFLLVDPVATPRLFRPAVHDFWERPPAPESLAFMDVFDVVGTGEPELPPGKAVHFIGDDVSVADKLGVPPARRNAKALLDALDRLRTTKTPYEIACLAEANRRASLGHEAVRRAFAEGDHAELDLHLLYLQTTRQDDPETPYKSIVALGRNASILHHVSYGRDKTRAESLLLDAGATCLGYCSDVTRTWVKAGGAGSVAFRQVLAGMEKMQQDIVGKIRAGAPYEELHDESHRQVSAILKEAGIVKASAEEIDATGISRVFYPHGLGHSLGLQTHDVGCKPVLPKPENPFLRNTSTIADGQVFTIEPGLYFIDTLLAPLRNDPRGKLVDWNLVEALAPLGGIRIEDDVLVTGATTRNFSREVLPQGGGLV, encoded by the coding sequence GTGGATCTCGCCGCGATCGAAGCCCTCTACCCCGAGCACGTCGCGCACCAGCGGCGGCTCTACGCCGAGGCGATGAAGGAGGTCGGCTGCGACGCCGTCCTCGTTCACTCGGGCACGCCGCTGAAGAAGACGCAGTACGACGACCAGTACTGGCCGGTGCGGCCGACGCCGTTCTTCCACCACTGGGTGCCGCTCTACGAGGCGAGCTGCTTCCTCCTCGTCGATCCGGTCGCGACGCCGCGCCTCTTCCGTCCCGCGGTCCACGACTTCTGGGAGCGCCCGCCCGCGCCGGAGTCGCTCGCGTTCATGGACGTCTTCGACGTCGTGGGGACCGGCGAGCCGGAGCTGCCGCCGGGCAAGGCGGTGCACTTCATCGGCGACGACGTGAGCGTCGCGGACAAGCTCGGCGTCCCGCCCGCGCGGCGGAACGCGAAGGCGCTCCTCGACGCGCTCGATCGCCTCCGCACGACGAAGACGCCCTACGAGATCGCGTGCCTCGCGGAGGCGAACCGCCGCGCGTCGCTCGGGCACGAAGCGGTGCGGCGCGCCTTCGCGGAGGGCGACCACGCCGAGCTCGACCTCCACCTCCTCTACTTGCAGACCACGCGGCAGGACGATCCCGAGACGCCGTACAAGAGCATCGTCGCGCTCGGCCGCAACGCGTCGATCCTCCATCACGTCAGCTACGGGCGCGACAAGACGCGCGCGGAGTCGCTCCTCCTCGACGCGGGCGCGACGTGCCTCGGCTACTGCTCCGACGTCACGCGCACGTGGGTGAAGGCGGGCGGCGCGGGCAGCGTCGCGTTCCGGCAGGTGCTCGCCGGGATGGAGAAGATGCAGCAGGACATCGTCGGCAAGATCCGCGCGGGCGCGCCGTACGAGGAGCTGCACGACGAGTCGCACCGTCAGGTGAGCGCGATCTTGAAGGAGGCCGGCATCGTGAAGGCGTCGGCGGAGGAGATCGACGCGACCGGCATCAGCCGCGTCTTCTACCCGCACGGGCTCGGCCACTCGCTCGGCCTCCAGACCCACGACGTCGGCTGCAAGCCGGTGCTCCCCAAGCCCGAGAACCCGTTCCTCCGCAACACGTCGACGATCGCGGACGGCCAGGTGTTCACGATCGAGCCTGGCCTCTACTTCATCGATACGCTCCTCGCGCCGCTGCGGAACGATCCGCGCGGCAAGCTCGTCGACTGGAACCTCGTCGAGGCGCTCGCGCCGCTCGGCGGGATCCGCATCGAGGACGACGTGCTCGTCACCGGCGCGACGACGCGGAACTTCTCGCGCGAAGTCCTGCCGCAAGGCGGCGGCCTCGTCTGA
- a CDS encoding RNA methyltransferase produces the protein MPARRVAIDDPAAPALEPYTKVRERDLVGRERLFVAEGEVVVRVLAERSRLRVRSLLIEERRVDAIADVLARLHDDVDAYVVPQRVMDAVVGFSIHRGILALGERGEEHDPRALVRDADVAVGLVGLTNHDNVGGIFRSAAAFAAGAVLLDDATCDPLYRKSIRVSAGAALLVPFARARSAHELVDLVADAGLTPIALTPRGEETITELPRGRYALLLGTEGPGLPADVLARTRRVRIDMPGKLDSLNVAVAGAIALHAVTSRR, from the coding sequence GTGCCCGCGCGCCGCGTCGCGATCGACGATCCGGCCGCGCCCGCGCTCGAGCCGTACACGAAGGTGCGCGAGCGCGACCTCGTCGGGCGCGAGCGCCTCTTCGTCGCGGAGGGCGAGGTCGTCGTGCGCGTCCTCGCCGAGCGGAGCCGCCTCCGCGTGCGCTCTCTCCTGATCGAAGAGCGGCGCGTGGACGCGATCGCCGACGTGCTCGCGCGCTTGCACGACGACGTCGACGCGTACGTCGTCCCGCAGCGCGTGATGGACGCCGTCGTCGGCTTCTCGATCCATCGCGGCATCCTCGCGCTCGGCGAGCGCGGCGAAGAGCACGATCCGCGCGCGCTCGTCCGCGACGCCGACGTCGCGGTCGGCCTCGTCGGCCTCACGAACCACGACAACGTCGGCGGCATCTTCCGGAGCGCGGCCGCGTTCGCGGCGGGCGCGGTGCTCCTCGACGACGCGACCTGCGATCCGCTCTACCGCAAATCGATCCGCGTCTCCGCCGGCGCCGCGCTCCTGGTCCCGTTCGCGCGCGCGCGGTCGGCGCACGAGCTCGTCGATCTCGTCGCCGACGCCGGCCTCACGCCGATCGCGCTCACGCCGCGCGGCGAAGAGACGATCACGGAGCTGCCGCGCGGACGCTACGCGCTCCTCCTCGGCACCGAGGGACCGGGCCTCCCCGCCGACGTGCTCGCGCGAACGCGCCGCGTCCGCATCGACATGCCGGGCAAGCTCGACTCCCTCAACGTCGCCGTCGCGGGCGCGATCGCGCTCCACGCGGTCACCTCGCGACGCTGA
- a CDS encoding ABC transporter permease subunit (The N-terminal region of this protein, as described by TIGR01726, is a three transmembrane segment that identifies a subfamily of ABC transporter permease subunits, which specificities that include histidine, arginine, glutamine, glutamate, L-cystine (sic), the opines (in Agrobacterium) octopine and nopaline, etc.), with amino-acid sequence MRLRALAFLLVVAVACLLACNGSERATGGLARVKAAGVLRWGGDVQGGEPYVYDDPDEPGHLVGFEVEIADAIAKELGVRAELVQNDWANLVPSLERGTFDVVMNGLEVTESRVGRVLFTRPYYAFAERLMVRADDTSMRPELASLHGKKVGTLANSLAWEMLRGTAEVVPYEGVEEPYADLVSGRTDAVLLDDIIATRYGEPKPELKVLGDLREGYYSIALRPADADLKAAIDDAIGKIAARGELQAILERSRLWNERQPKLRMWSPDDQAKMIGAPPAPPPMGRGHVVLFLKGAGVTLFVSTLAMGIAIPLGLLLALGRMFGGRTAARLASAYVEVYRGTPVLLQLYLLYYGLAPVLKLGAIEAAVIGLGMNYAAYEAEVYRAGMQAVPKAQLEAALALGMSTRLALRRVVVPQALRHAIPNVTNDFIALLKDSSLVSVITVVELTKQMTITAVDVRSWIGPGLLCAGLYFAMSFPLGVISRRLEKKLEGEREAEAHAT; translated from the coding sequence GTGCGGCTCCGAGCGCTCGCCTTCCTCCTCGTCGTCGCCGTCGCGTGTTTGCTCGCGTGCAACGGAAGCGAGCGCGCGACCGGCGGCCTCGCGCGCGTGAAGGCCGCGGGCGTGCTCCGGTGGGGCGGCGACGTCCAGGGCGGCGAGCCCTACGTGTACGACGATCCCGACGAGCCGGGCCACCTCGTCGGCTTCGAGGTCGAGATCGCCGACGCGATCGCGAAGGAGCTCGGCGTGCGCGCGGAGCTCGTGCAAAACGACTGGGCGAACCTCGTGCCCTCGCTCGAGCGCGGCACCTTCGACGTCGTCATGAACGGGCTCGAGGTGACGGAGAGCCGCGTCGGCCGCGTCCTCTTCACGCGCCCGTACTACGCGTTCGCCGAGCGCTTGATGGTGCGCGCCGACGACACGTCGATGCGGCCGGAGCTCGCCTCGCTCCACGGCAAGAAGGTCGGCACCCTCGCGAACAGCCTCGCGTGGGAGATGCTCCGCGGCACCGCGGAGGTGGTCCCTTACGAAGGCGTGGAGGAGCCCTACGCGGACCTCGTCAGCGGTCGCACCGACGCGGTGCTCCTCGACGACATCATCGCGACGCGCTACGGCGAGCCGAAGCCGGAGCTGAAGGTCCTCGGCGATCTCCGCGAGGGCTACTACTCGATCGCGCTCCGCCCCGCCGACGCGGACCTCAAGGCGGCGATCGACGACGCGATCGGCAAGATCGCGGCGCGCGGCGAGCTCCAGGCGATCCTCGAGCGGAGCCGCCTCTGGAACGAGCGCCAGCCCAAGCTCCGTATGTGGTCGCCGGACGATCAGGCGAAGATGATCGGCGCGCCGCCCGCGCCGCCGCCGATGGGCCGCGGTCACGTCGTCCTCTTCTTGAAGGGCGCCGGCGTCACGCTCTTCGTCTCCACCCTCGCGATGGGGATCGCGATCCCGCTCGGGCTGCTCCTCGCGCTCGGGCGGATGTTCGGCGGACGCACCGCCGCGCGCCTCGCCTCCGCGTACGTCGAGGTCTATCGCGGCACGCCGGTGCTGTTGCAGCTCTACCTCCTCTATTACGGCCTCGCGCCGGTGCTGAAGCTCGGCGCGATCGAGGCCGCCGTCATCGGCCTCGGCATGAACTACGCGGCCTACGAGGCGGAGGTGTACCGCGCCGGCATGCAGGCGGTGCCGAAGGCGCAGCTCGAAGCCGCCCTCGCGCTCGGCATGTCGACGCGGCTCGCGCTCCGCCGCGTCGTCGTCCCGCAGGCGCTCCGCCACGCGATCCCGAACGTGACGAACGACTTCATCGCGCTCTTGAAGGACAGCTCGCTCGTGAGCGTCATCACCGTCGTCGAGCTCACGAAGCAGATGACGATCACCGCCGTCGACGTGCGCTCGTGGATCGGACCCGGCCTCCTCTGCGCCGGCCTCTACTTCGCGATGAGCTTCCCGCTCGGCGTGATCTCGCGGCGCCTCGAGAAGAAGCTCGAGGGCGAGCGCGAAGCGGAGGCGCACGCGACGTGA
- a CDS encoding rhomboid family intramembrane serine protease, whose amino-acid sequence MDRLRASPVTFVLAAINVAYFLWVERHGSSTDLATLVRFGAVEQMHVRAGDYWRLASYMILHIGWGHLLLNTWAGMSWCAVVERAMGPWRFLLVYVLAGLGGGASCALFSPNAVTAGASGAMFGVIGSLLAIRYRTLGSFAAFAADRGVRATLGQIAIWTLLGVYAIRMSQSAHFGGFFTGALVTLVMMVRARRALAWAAFTLAFLAFTAAATRPWELGRARGTSVDFAQVKIDRLGRPTENAAIVLLAARPACESGIERACVVDAIARLDPDDHPLCVRTYEVFERACTRGDADACAGQGMQLGMGCGVPEDLDRGRALLERACESGSAYACALKL is encoded by the coding sequence ATGGACCGTCTCCGCGCGTCGCCCGTCACCTTCGTGCTCGCGGCGATCAACGTCGCCTATTTCCTGTGGGTCGAGCGCCACGGCAGCTCGACCGATCTCGCCACCCTCGTCCGCTTCGGCGCCGTCGAGCAGATGCACGTGCGCGCGGGCGACTACTGGCGGCTCGCGAGCTACATGATCCTCCACATCGGCTGGGGTCATCTCCTCCTCAACACGTGGGCGGGCATGAGCTGGTGCGCGGTCGTCGAGCGCGCGATGGGCCCGTGGCGGTTCTTGCTCGTGTACGTCCTCGCCGGCCTCGGCGGCGGCGCCTCGTGCGCGCTCTTCTCGCCCAACGCGGTCACCGCCGGCGCGTCGGGCGCGATGTTCGGCGTCATCGGCTCCCTCCTCGCGATCCGCTACCGGACGCTCGGCAGCTTCGCCGCCTTCGCCGCCGATCGCGGCGTGCGCGCGACGCTGGGCCAGATCGCGATCTGGACCCTGCTCGGCGTCTACGCGATCCGGATGAGCCAGTCGGCGCATTTCGGCGGCTTCTTCACCGGCGCGCTCGTCACGCTCGTGATGATGGTGCGCGCCCGCCGCGCGCTCGCGTGGGCGGCGTTCACGCTCGCGTTCCTCGCCTTCACCGCCGCCGCGACGCGCCCGTGGGAGCTGGGCCGCGCGCGCGGGACGAGCGTGGACTTCGCGCAGGTGAAGATCGACCGCCTCGGCCGCCCGACCGAGAACGCCGCCATCGTGCTCCTCGCCGCGCGCCCGGCGTGCGAGAGCGGCATCGAACGCGCCTGCGTGGTCGACGCGATCGCGCGGCTCGATCCCGACGACCACCCGCTCTGCGTCCGCACCTACGAGGTGTTCGAGCGCGCCTGCACCCGCGGAGACGCCGACGCGTGCGCGGGCCAGGGCATGCAGCTCGGCATGGGCTGCGGCGTGCCGGAGGACCTCGATCGCGGGCGCGCGCTGCTCGAGCGGGCCTGCGAGTCGGGCAGCGCGTACGCGTGCGCGCTGAAGCTGTGA
- a CDS encoding glutathionylspermidine synthase family protein yields the protein MQLAVEPLRVADPLLALPALERELQHHWFVWDAWTMGRRRVDLHPFVLSPSAHRAAIVAAERAWTLVADAADRAAADPSEGARYRFHPDVDRLAAAARAGGDRGAIARVDLLLAEDGRWIACEVNADCPGGYNETLALPRLARSAGAPASFGDPTHVAGSLADTLLRRANGGLVALLYATGYAEDLQVCAILERLLRERGARVVRCAPTALKPLGDGVGVRGEAVAVAYRFYPLEYMAGQSNIDAIVRATAAGKLASMSSFRWIHAQSKLAMARAFAHDAAAAREVFPETREVADLSRPRLLLERPDWVLKRDLSRVGDHVYVGALTTDEEWTFIADEIASVEEDGDQAWIAQRFVRQRPIATPWGDRLVTLGVYLLDGAFAGYFARFSATSHCSHEALVLPVFVGAEP from the coding sequence ATGCAGCTCGCGGTCGAGCCTCTGCGCGTCGCCGATCCGCTCCTCGCGCTGCCGGCGCTCGAGCGCGAGCTCCAACATCACTGGTTCGTCTGGGACGCGTGGACGATGGGCCGCCGCCGCGTCGATCTGCACCCGTTCGTCCTCTCGCCGAGCGCGCATCGCGCCGCGATCGTCGCGGCGGAGCGCGCGTGGACGCTCGTCGCGGACGCGGCCGATCGCGCCGCCGCCGATCCGAGCGAGGGCGCGCGCTACCGCTTCCACCCCGACGTCGATCGCCTCGCCGCCGCCGCGCGCGCGGGCGGCGATCGCGGCGCGATCGCGCGCGTCGATCTCCTCCTCGCGGAGGACGGCCGCTGGATCGCGTGCGAGGTGAACGCGGACTGCCCCGGCGGCTACAACGAGACGCTCGCGCTGCCGAGGCTCGCGCGGAGCGCGGGCGCGCCGGCGTCGTTCGGCGATCCGACCCACGTCGCGGGCTCCCTCGCCGATACGCTCCTCCGCCGCGCGAACGGCGGCCTCGTCGCGCTGCTCTACGCGACCGGCTACGCGGAGGACCTCCAGGTGTGCGCGATCCTCGAGCGCCTCCTCCGCGAGCGCGGCGCGCGCGTCGTTCGCTGCGCGCCGACCGCGCTCAAGCCGCTCGGCGACGGCGTCGGCGTGCGCGGCGAGGCCGTCGCGGTCGCGTACCGCTTCTATCCGCTCGAGTACATGGCGGGGCAGTCGAACATCGACGCGATCGTCCGTGCGACCGCGGCGGGGAAGCTCGCGTCGATGTCGTCGTTCCGCTGGATCCACGCGCAGTCGAAGCTCGCGATGGCGCGCGCCTTCGCGCACGACGCGGCGGCGGCGCGGGAGGTGTTCCCCGAGACGCGGGAGGTCGCCGATCTCTCGCGCCCGCGCCTCTTGCTCGAGCGCCCCGACTGGGTGCTCAAGCGCGACCTCTCGCGCGTCGGCGATCACGTCTACGTCGGCGCGCTCACCACCGACGAGGAGTGGACGTTCATCGCGGACGAGATCGCGAGCGTGGAGGAGGACGGCGATCAGGCGTGGATCGCGCAGCGCTTCGTGCGCCAGCGCCCGATCGCGACGCCGTGGGGCGATCGCCTCGTCACGCTCGGCGTCTACCTCCTCGACGGCGCGTTCGCGGGTTACTTCGCGCGCTTCTCGGCGACGTCGCATTGCTCGCACGAGGCGCTCGTGCTCCCGGTCTTCGTCGGGGCGGAGCCATGA
- a CDS encoding amino acid ABC transporter ATP-binding protein — translation MISIKTLQKSFDGRTILGGISLSFEKGKVTTMVGPSGGGKSTLLRCVNGLETFDAGAIDVGGLTLTPGATDRALLRAVRLKAGMVFQHYGLFSHMTALRNVMEAPTHVKKVPVEEAREQALALLERVGLSHRKDAFPRELSGGEQQRVAIARALAMEPEALLLDEPTSALDPERKIEVVTVLRDLAKAGATMVIVTHELAVVRDFADRVVTLRNGAIVDDIHPQK, via the coding sequence GTGATCTCGATCAAGACCCTACAGAAGTCCTTCGACGGGCGGACGATCCTGGGCGGGATCAGCCTCTCCTTCGAGAAGGGCAAGGTCACCACGATGGTGGGGCCCTCCGGCGGCGGGAAGTCGACGCTCCTTCGCTGCGTCAACGGGCTCGAGACGTTCGACGCGGGCGCGATCGACGTCGGCGGCCTGACGTTGACCCCCGGCGCGACGGACCGCGCGCTGCTCCGCGCGGTGCGGCTGAAGGCGGGGATGGTGTTCCAGCACTACGGCCTCTTCTCGCACATGACCGCGCTCAGGAACGTGATGGAAGCGCCGACCCACGTGAAGAAGGTGCCGGTCGAGGAGGCGCGCGAACAGGCGCTCGCGCTGCTCGAGCGCGTCGGCCTCTCGCATCGCAAGGACGCCTTCCCGCGCGAGCTCTCCGGCGGCGAGCAGCAGCGCGTCGCGATCGCGCGCGCCCTCGCGATGGAGCCGGAGGCGCTCCTCCTCGACGAGCCGACGAGCGCGCTCGATCCCGAGCGGAAGATCGAGGTCGTCACCGTGCTCCGCGACCTCGCGAAAGCGGGGGCGACGATGGTGATCGTCACCCACGAGCTCGCCGTCGTCCGCGATTTCGCCGATCGCGTCGTCACCCTCCGCAACGGCGCCATCGTTGACGACATCCATCCGCAGAAGTAG